In the genome of Streptomyces racemochromogenes, one region contains:
- a CDS encoding DUF3253 domain-containing protein — translation MADDARRTQRRLERTILDLLERRGPGTTICPSDAARAVYAADDDGWRALMEPVRRAARRLAAAGEVEITQHGRPVDPDRARGPIRIRRTRRTP, via the coding sequence GTGGCGGACGACGCGCGCCGCACGCAACGGCGGCTGGAACGGACCATCCTCGACCTGCTGGAGCGCCGCGGGCCGGGCACGACGATCTGCCCCTCGGACGCCGCGCGGGCGGTGTACGCGGCGGACGACGACGGCTGGCGCGCCCTGATGGAGCCGGTCCGCCGCGCGGCCCGCCGACTGGCCGCGGCGGGCGAGGTGGAGATCACCCAGCACGGCCGTCCCGTCGATCCGGACCGGGCCCGGGGTCCGATCCGCATCCGCCGCACCCGCCGCACCCCCTGA
- the gvpO gene encoding gas vesicle protein GvpO, translating into MTNTPDDDTQTKADQGKPPRPATVILSAMRQLSQLLGLPAEAVSSCERAEDGTWKLSVEIVELPRVPDTMTLLASYEVEADADGELIGYRRVRRYERGRADRR; encoded by the coding sequence ATGACCAACACACCTGACGACGACACACAGACGAAGGCGGACCAGGGGAAGCCCCCGCGCCCCGCCACGGTGATCCTTTCGGCGATGCGGCAGCTGTCCCAGCTGCTCGGCCTTCCGGCCGAAGCCGTCAGCTCGTGCGAGCGGGCCGAAGACGGCACCTGGAAGCTCTCGGTCGAAATCGTCGAACTGCCACGCGTCCCCGACACGATGACGCTGCTGGCCTCCTACGAGGTGGAGGCCGACGCCGACGGAGAACTCATCGGCTACCGGCGGGTCCGCCGCTACGAGAGGGGCCGCGCGGACCGTCGCTGA
- a CDS encoding gas vesicle structural protein GvpA — MTVVPAQPAPAASGGGSSGLYDVLELILDRGLVIDAFVRVSLVGIEILKIDIRVVVASVDTYLRFAEACNRLDLEAGPRKNPGLPDLMGELTESGARGKTKGVLSGAAQTLSDAFSQAREEGTEEKSESRPRRRATARREEKE; from the coding sequence ATGACCGTCGTTCCTGCCCAGCCCGCACCCGCCGCGTCCGGCGGCGGCTCCAGCGGCCTGTACGACGTCCTGGAACTGATCCTCGACCGAGGCCTGGTCATCGACGCGTTCGTACGCGTCTCGCTGGTCGGCATCGAAATACTCAAGATCGACATACGGGTCGTCGTGGCCAGCGTCGACACCTACCTGCGGTTCGCGGAGGCGTGCAACCGCCTCGACCTGGAAGCCGGACCGCGCAAGAACCCGGGCCTGCCCGACCTCATGGGCGAGCTGACCGAGTCCGGCGCCCGGGGCAAGACCAAGGGCGTCCTCAGCGGGGCGGCCCAGACCCTCTCCGACGCCTTCAGCCAGGCCCGCGAGGAGGGCACGGAGGAGAAGAGCGAGAGCCGGCCGCGCCGGCGCGCCACGGCCCGCCGGGAGGAGAAGGAATGA
- a CDS encoding GvpL/GvpF family gas vesicle protein — MSTYVYGITRASQKLPGAIEGIGEPPLPVRSVRAGRLAALVSDAPAELKPKRRDLLAHQRVVIQAQAGGPVLPMRFGGVSPDDDTVGAILSEHEESYLERLEALVNRDEYNVKASHEEDAVLHSVLAADPQLIARHQAMRAAGGGTHEEKLLFGELVARAVSARERADAALIEEALTPHAEDVRRGPDSAGWLANCSFLVDRDRREDFLAAVRALHEQHHHLRVQATGPLPPYSFAEAG; from the coding sequence ATGAGCACCTACGTCTACGGCATCACCCGCGCCTCGCAGAAGCTCCCGGGCGCCATCGAGGGGATAGGCGAGCCGCCCCTCCCCGTCCGGTCCGTCCGGGCCGGCCGGCTCGCCGCACTGGTCAGCGACGCCCCCGCCGAGCTGAAGCCGAAGCGGCGGGACCTGCTCGCCCACCAGAGGGTGGTCATCCAGGCCCAGGCCGGCGGCCCCGTCCTGCCGATGCGCTTCGGCGGCGTCTCACCCGACGACGACACGGTCGGCGCGATCCTCTCGGAACACGAGGAGTCCTACCTCGAACGTCTGGAGGCCCTGGTGAACCGCGACGAGTACAACGTCAAGGCCAGCCACGAGGAGGACGCGGTCCTCCACTCGGTCCTGGCCGCGGATCCCCAGCTGATCGCCCGCCACCAGGCGATGCGCGCGGCGGGCGGCGGCACCCACGAGGAGAAGCTGCTCTTCGGTGAACTCGTCGCGCGCGCGGTGTCAGCGCGCGAGCGGGCGGACGCCGCCCTCATCGAGGAGGCCCTGACCCCCCACGCCGAGGACGTGCGCCGGGGACCCGACAGCGCCGGCTGGCTCGCCAACTGCTCCTTCCTCGTCGACCGCGACCGCCGCGAGGACTTCCTCGCCGCGGTCCGCGCCCTGCACGAACAGCATCACCACCTGCGGGTGCAGGCGACCGGCCCGCTGCCGCCCTACAGCTTCGCCGAGGCGGGCTGA
- a CDS encoding gas vesicle protein GvpG, with the protein MGLLKEVLLLPAAPVRGTAWVMRQVLAEAERQYHDPAVVQRELARLVAAFEAGEMDESEFDRREDELLARLESRSRPT; encoded by the coding sequence ATGGGCCTGCTGAAGGAAGTCCTGCTGCTCCCGGCCGCACCCGTACGGGGGACCGCCTGGGTCATGCGCCAGGTCCTCGCCGAGGCCGAGCGGCAGTACCACGACCCCGCCGTCGTCCAGCGCGAGCTCGCACGGCTCGTCGCGGCCTTCGAGGCGGGAGAGATGGACGAGTCCGAATTCGACCGCCGGGAGGACGAACTCCTGGCCCGACTGGAGAGCAGGTCGCGACCGACATGA
- a CDS encoding DNA primase has product MTNRTALGLAVGAGYLLGRTKKARLALGLTTLVLGRRVASGPALPLVGGLRDRPRVKELRDQLRTDLRGVAPAAVGALVDRRLDALADRLHDRTLDLQDRLADLTGRDDDTGRQAADADPDADPDPDADAEAVADADGPRNADADEPQGGDRRPPRKRAARKQAPSAGRSRRSGSGEAKGAAKGAVKGGASGSRGDGGDA; this is encoded by the coding sequence ATGACGAACCGCACCGCCCTGGGCCTGGCCGTCGGCGCCGGCTACCTCCTGGGCCGCACGAAGAAGGCCAGGCTCGCCCTCGGCCTCACCACCCTGGTGCTCGGCCGCAGGGTCGCTTCCGGGCCGGCCCTTCCCCTGGTCGGCGGCCTGCGGGACCGCCCCCGGGTGAAGGAGCTGCGCGACCAGCTGCGCACGGACCTCCGCGGCGTGGCACCGGCCGCCGTCGGCGCGCTCGTGGACCGACGGCTCGACGCCCTCGCCGACCGCCTGCACGACCGCACCCTCGACCTCCAGGACCGTCTCGCGGACCTGACGGGCCGGGACGACGACACCGGTCGGCAGGCCGCGGACGCGGACCCGGACGCCGACCCGGACCCGGACGCCGACGCGGAAGCGGTCGCCGACGCCGACGGGCCCCGGAACGCCGACGCCGACGAGCCACAGGGCGGCGACCGCCGCCCGCCGCGCAAGCGCGCGGCCCGCAAACAGGCGCCGTCGGCCGGCCGTTCCCGCCGCAGCGGCTCCGGCGAGGCGAAGGGCGCGGCCAAGGGCGCCGTGAAGGGTGGCGCGAGCGGCAGCCGGGGAGACGGCGGCGATGCCTGA
- a CDS encoding gas vesicle protein, with the protein MTTPSGLPRLGDDGGGANLADILERVLDKGVVIAGDIRINLLDIELLTIKLRLVVASVERAKEMGIDWWERDPALSSKARDGELGRENADLRRRIAALEARREEHP; encoded by the coding sequence ATGACCACACCCTCGGGCCTGCCCCGGCTCGGCGACGACGGTGGCGGAGCCAACCTCGCCGACATCCTCGAACGCGTACTCGACAAGGGCGTGGTCATCGCCGGCGACATCCGGATCAACCTGCTCGACATCGAACTGCTCACCATCAAGCTCCGCCTGGTCGTCGCCTCGGTGGAACGCGCGAAGGAAATGGGCATCGACTGGTGGGAACGGGACCCCGCCCTGTCCTCCAAGGCGCGTGACGGCGAGCTGGGCCGTGAGAACGCGGATCTGCGCCGGCGCATCGCGGCGCTCGAAGCCCGCCGGGAGGAACACCCGTGA
- a CDS encoding GvpL/GvpF family gas vesicle protein, with amino-acid sequence MSEELLYVYAVLRTGPQLPRSLVEADTGPVLGAGLRLVGHDGLTAVAEPVSAADFDEGPLRARLEDLDWLAGVARAHHGVVARVGRLATTVPLRLATVCRGPEGVRRMLAEGRVPLTRALRRLAGTEEWGVKLYTEPAAADGPAASPAPSAAGGSGRDYLRTRVAARRARDDRDDRARQTARTLHDDLRARASGAVTHPPQHGALSSAPGRNVLNAAYLVPTADRRAFLDGVPDADSLPAGLRIEVTGPWVPYSFAHGPADAAEAP; translated from the coding sequence GTGAGCGAGGAACTCCTCTACGTGTACGCCGTGCTGCGGACCGGCCCGCAGCTCCCGCGGTCCCTCGTCGAAGCCGACACCGGCCCCGTCCTCGGCGCGGGCCTGCGGCTCGTCGGCCATGACGGCCTCACCGCCGTCGCCGAGCCCGTGTCCGCCGCCGACTTCGACGAGGGACCGCTGCGCGCCCGCCTGGAGGACCTGGACTGGCTCGCCGGAGTGGCCCGCGCCCACCACGGGGTGGTGGCCCGCGTGGGACGGCTGGCCACCACCGTCCCGCTGCGGCTGGCGACCGTGTGCCGCGGCCCGGAAGGGGTCCGGCGGATGCTGGCCGAAGGCCGCGTACCGCTCACCCGGGCCCTGCGCCGGCTCGCGGGCACGGAGGAGTGGGGCGTCAAGCTCTACACCGAACCCGCCGCTGCCGACGGCCCGGCCGCCTCCCCGGCCCCCTCGGCGGCGGGCGGCTCCGGCCGCGACTACCTGCGCACCCGCGTCGCGGCACGACGGGCGCGCGACGACCGCGACGACCGGGCCCGGCAGACCGCCCGCACGCTCCACGACGACCTCCGCGCCAGGGCGTCGGGCGCCGTCACGCACCCGCCGCAGCACGGCGCGCTGTCGTCGGCCCCGGGCCGGAACGTGCTCAACGCCGCCTACCTGGTCCCCACCGCGGACCGGCGGGCGTTCCTGGACGGCGTCCCGGACGCGGACTCGCTGCCGGCGGGCCTGCGGATCGAGGTCACCGGCCCCTGGGTCCCGTACTCCTTCGCCCACGGTCCCGCGGATGCCGCGGAAGCCCCGTGA
- a CDS encoding gas vesicle protein → MSGTRDVAETADVALVDLLDRLLAGGVVLVGDITLRIADVDLVRIDLKALVSSVGDTVPAPWEE, encoded by the coding sequence GTGAGCGGGACCCGGGACGTCGCCGAAACCGCCGACGTCGCCCTCGTCGACCTCCTCGACCGCCTCCTGGCGGGCGGGGTCGTGCTCGTCGGCGACATCACGCTGCGCATCGCCGACGTCGACCTCGTCCGCATCGACCTGAAGGCGCTCGTCAGCTCCGTCGGCGACACCGTGCCCGCACCCTGGGAGGAATGA
- a CDS encoding gas vesicle protein K, with translation MSRPQQLDLDADTVERDLARLVLTVVELLRQLMERQALRRFESGTLTEEQEERLGLTLMLLEDRMDLLRRRFGLRPEDLNIDLGPLGKLL, from the coding sequence ATGAGCCGACCGCAGCAGCTCGACCTCGACGCCGACACCGTCGAACGCGACCTCGCACGCCTGGTCCTGACCGTCGTGGAACTCCTGCGCCAGCTCATGGAACGCCAGGCGCTGCGCCGGTTCGAGAGCGGCACCCTCACCGAGGAGCAGGAAGAACGCCTCGGCCTGACCCTGATGCTCCTGGAGGACCGCATGGACCTCCTGCGGCGCCGGTTCGGCCTGCGCCCCGAGGACCTGAACATCGACCTGGGCCCCCTGGGAAAGCTCCTGTGA
- the bla gene encoding class A beta-lactamase — MPMPPARRSVLAAALGAGTVLTAGPAPAAAASPVPAAGVGPRVARALAALEREHGARLGVYALETDTGRTVTHRADELFPMCSVFKTLAAAAVLRDLDHDGSVLARRVHYTQADIDRSGYSEWTKRAAHLANGLTIAELCEVSITYSDNTAANLLLRELGGPDAVTRFARSLGDPVTRLDRWEPELNSAEPDRVTDVTTPRAIARTYARLVLGDALGRADRGLLTGWLCANTTSGARFREGLPAEWRLGDKTGGGSYGTNNDVGIVWRPHGAPLVLAVLTTKPAQDAKADDALVSGAARVLAKAFADPGR; from the coding sequence ATGCCCATGCCCCCGGCCCGCCGTAGCGTGCTGGCCGCCGCCCTCGGCGCCGGCACCGTACTCACCGCCGGCCCCGCCCCCGCCGCCGCTGCCTCGCCCGTACCCGCCGCGGGGGTCGGCCCGCGGGTCGCCCGGGCCCTGGCCGCACTCGAACGCGAGCACGGCGCGCGGCTCGGGGTGTACGCCCTGGAGACGGACACCGGACGCACCGTCACCCACCGGGCGGACGAACTCTTCCCCATGTGCTCGGTGTTCAAGACCCTCGCCGCCGCGGCGGTCCTGCGCGACCTCGACCACGACGGCTCGGTCCTCGCCCGCCGCGTCCACTACACCCAGGCGGACATCGACAGGTCCGGATACTCGGAGTGGACCAAGCGGGCGGCGCACCTCGCGAACGGCCTGACGATCGCCGAGCTGTGCGAGGTGAGCATCACCTACAGCGACAACACCGCCGCCAACCTGCTGCTGCGCGAACTCGGCGGCCCCGATGCCGTCACCCGCTTCGCCCGCTCCCTCGGCGACCCGGTGACGCGCCTGGACCGGTGGGAGCCCGAGCTGAACAGCGCCGAACCGGACCGCGTCACCGACGTCACCACCCCCCGGGCCATCGCCCGCACGTACGCCCGGCTGGTCCTGGGCGACGCGCTGGGCCGGGCGGACCGCGGGCTGCTGACCGGATGGCTGTGCGCGAACACGACGAGCGGCGCGCGCTTCCGGGAGGGGCTGCCCGCCGAGTGGCGGCTGGGCGACAAGACCGGCGGCGGCTCCTACGGCACGAACAACGACGTCGGCATCGTGTGGCGGCCGCACGGGGCTCCGCTGGTCCTGGCGGTCCTGACGACCAAACCGGCGCAGGACGCGAAAGCGGACGACGCGCTGGTGTCCGGGGCGGCCAGGGTCCTGGCGAAGGCGTTCGCCGACCCGGGACGCTGA
- a CDS encoding NAD(P)H-binding protein, with the protein MTRSALLAGATGLVGGQLLVRLLRDPRYDRVTVLARRPLGLEHPRLDARVVDFAKLRADDLPPGPAGGDVYCALGTTIAQAGSQEAFREVDQHHTVRVAGLARDAGADRIAVVSSVGAGSGSRAFYLRVKGDMEAEVTALGYPQTEFFRPSFILGRRAAHRRGEGLGGSAATVLAPLLAGPARPYRPVPAGRLAAAMIAALAEDRPGVRVRTHDDFLALAPDPGAVAESGGRG; encoded by the coding sequence ATGACCCGCAGCGCGCTCCTGGCCGGAGCCACGGGACTGGTCGGCGGACAACTGCTGGTACGGCTGCTGCGCGACCCGCGCTACGACCGCGTCACCGTCCTGGCCCGCCGCCCGCTCGGCCTCGAACACCCGCGGCTGGACGCCCGGGTGGTGGACTTCGCCAAGCTCCGGGCCGACGACCTGCCGCCCGGGCCGGCCGGGGGCGACGTGTACTGCGCGCTGGGCACCACCATCGCGCAGGCCGGCTCGCAGGAGGCCTTCCGCGAGGTGGACCAGCACCACACCGTACGGGTGGCCGGGCTGGCCCGGGACGCCGGCGCCGACCGGATCGCCGTCGTCTCCTCGGTCGGCGCCGGATCGGGCAGCCGCGCCTTCTACCTCCGGGTGAAGGGGGACATGGAGGCGGAGGTGACGGCGCTGGGCTACCCGCAGACCGAGTTCTTCCGGCCCTCCTTCATCCTCGGCCGCCGTGCCGCCCACCGCCGGGGCGAGGGGCTCGGCGGCTCCGCCGCGACCGTACTGGCCCCCCTGCTGGCCGGGCCCGCCCGCCCCTACCGGCCGGTGCCGGCGGGCCGCCTGGCCGCGGCCATGATCGCCGCGCTGGCCGAGGACCGGCCCGGGGTCCGGGTCCGCACCCACGACGACTTCCTGGCCCTCGCCCCGGACCCGGGCGCCGTCGCGGAGTCCGGCGGCCGGGGCTGA
- a CDS encoding SDR family oxidoreductase — protein sequence MISPLDFAPATAVVTGADSGIGRAVAARLAATGLDVGITWHQDEAGARRTAEEVRAHGRRAALARLDLTDLPGAADAVDRLADELGRLDVLVNNAGTGTATPFLELDLATVRQVLDVDLVGPLLCGQRAARHMIRQGTGGRIVNVTSVHEHQPRVGAGPYCAAKGGLGLLTQVMALELAEHGITVNSVAPGEIATPMTGQEDVDVRTRDRPGIPAGRPGDAREVAAVIAFLAGPEASYVTGASWAVDGGMLRMGPMAGSHMDHGRWRRPV from the coding sequence ATGATCAGTCCTCTGGACTTCGCCCCCGCCACCGCCGTGGTCACCGGCGCCGACTCCGGTATCGGCCGCGCGGTGGCCGCCAGGCTGGCGGCGACCGGGCTGGACGTCGGCATCACCTGGCACCAGGACGAGGCGGGTGCCCGTCGAACGGCCGAGGAGGTCCGGGCACACGGGCGGCGTGCCGCGCTCGCCCGGCTCGACCTGACGGACCTGCCCGGCGCGGCGGACGCCGTCGACCGGCTGGCCGACGAGCTCGGCCGCCTCGACGTCCTCGTCAACAACGCGGGCACGGGGACCGCCACGCCCTTCCTGGAGCTCGACCTGGCCACCGTGCGCCAGGTGCTCGACGTGGACCTCGTGGGTCCCCTGCTCTGCGGCCAGCGGGCCGCGCGGCACATGATCCGCCAGGGAACGGGCGGCAGGATCGTCAACGTCACCTCGGTCCACGAACACCAGCCAAGGGTCGGCGCGGGCCCCTACTGCGCCGCGAAGGGCGGGCTGGGGCTCCTCACCCAGGTGATGGCCCTCGAACTCGCCGAACACGGCATCACCGTCAACTCCGTGGCACCCGGGGAGATCGCCACCCCCATGACGGGGCAGGAGGACGTGGACGTGCGGACCCGGGACCGGCCCGGCATCCCGGCCGGACGGCCCGGCGACGCCCGGGAGGTCGCCGCCGTCATCGCGTTCCTCGCCGGACCCGAGGCCTCCTACGTCACCGGCGCCTCCTGGGCGGTGGACGGCGGCATGCTGCGCATGGGCCCCATGGCCGGGTCCCACATGGACCACGGCCGGTGGCGCCGGCCGGTGTGA
- a CDS encoding glutamate--cysteine ligase → MRSVGVEEELLLVDASSGSPLAVSGAVLAAAERSAGRHGGHGREDHEFEKELHKEQVEFATKPLTEMGELREEITRIRGEAARHAATADARVLAVATSPLPVRPSLNAGPRYRWLGERFGLTAQEQLTCGCHVHVSVASDEEGVAVLDRIRPWLAVLTAISANSPFWQGEDSGYGSYRSRVWNRWPSAGPVDLFGSADRYREQVRAMIDTGVLRDEGMIYFDARLSASYPTVEVRVADVCLDPETTVLLAALVRGLVETAARAWQQGQPPARIGTSLLRLASWRAGRSGLDGPLLHPETMRETPPEQVVDALYRYVREALLDHGDDERVREAIAHLHERGNGARVQRRLHAEGRPLAAVVAECAQMTLGRAATA, encoded by the coding sequence GTGCGAAGCGTAGGTGTGGAAGAGGAACTCCTGCTCGTGGACGCGTCGAGCGGCTCGCCGCTCGCGGTCTCGGGCGCCGTGCTGGCGGCCGCGGAACGCTCCGCCGGGCGCCACGGCGGCCACGGCCGGGAGGACCACGAGTTCGAGAAGGAACTCCACAAGGAACAGGTGGAGTTCGCCACCAAACCGCTCACCGAGATGGGCGAACTGCGGGAGGAGATCACCCGCATCCGGGGCGAGGCGGCCCGCCACGCGGCCACCGCCGACGCCCGGGTGCTGGCCGTGGCGACCTCACCGCTGCCCGTGCGGCCGTCGCTGAACGCCGGACCCCGCTACCGCTGGCTGGGCGAGCGGTTCGGACTGACGGCCCAGGAGCAGCTGACGTGCGGCTGCCACGTCCACGTGTCCGTCGCCTCGGACGAGGAGGGCGTCGCCGTCCTGGACCGCATCAGGCCCTGGCTGGCCGTCCTGACCGCGATCAGCGCGAACTCGCCGTTCTGGCAGGGCGAGGACAGCGGCTACGGGAGCTACCGCAGCCGGGTCTGGAACAGATGGCCCTCCGCCGGACCGGTCGACCTCTTCGGATCCGCGGACCGCTACCGGGAGCAGGTCCGCGCGATGATCGACACCGGTGTGCTCCGCGACGAAGGCATGATCTACTTCGACGCCCGCCTGTCCGCGAGCTACCCCACCGTCGAGGTACGCGTCGCGGACGTCTGCCTCGACCCCGAGACCACGGTCCTCCTCGCCGCCCTCGTCCGCGGCCTGGTCGAAACCGCCGCCCGCGCCTGGCAGCAGGGACAGCCGCCCGCCCGCATCGGGACCAGCCTCCTGCGCCTGGCCTCGTGGCGGGCCGGCCGCTCCGGGCTGGACGGGCCCCTGCTGCACCCCGAGACCATGCGCGAGACACCCCCCGAGCAGGTGGTGGACGCCCTGTACCGGTACGTGCGCGAGGCGCTGCTGGACCACGGCGACGACGAACGGGTCCGGGAGGCCATCGCCCACCTCCACGAACGGGGGAACGGCGCCCGCGTCCAGCGCCGCCTCCACGCCGAGGGGCGCCCCCTCGCCGCCGTCGTCGCGGAGTGCGCGCAGATGACCCTCGGACGGGCCGCCACGGCGTAG